A window of the Gordonia humi genome harbors these coding sequences:
- a CDS encoding DAK2 domain-containing protein, with protein sequence MAYSGTAVNPQFIRDWAQACADGLAASRAEINDLNVFPIPDSDTGSNMANTMAGAVAAFDALPVDADLQAVTRTLADAAVASARGNSGIILAQLFVGLADAADLAVAENDPGFNRLCTNGLRLAALSARRAVSEPREGTVLTLLAVAAQTASAHVVESPADLVRAVAEASAEALDLTTEQLPELAQAGVVDAGARGFLVMADALVSVVTGVANKRRAYRGSMSGPGGLQSDCSADGDTDFEVMYLLDGADGAQIAGLRHRLGELGDSVVIVGDSSAGSEQFSVHVHTDTPGAAVEAGLALGALRDIRISCFVLDALKAAPGANEPPPRFRRAVVALVTGDGAEELFTAAGASVVRADHGVHPSTLGAAIRATDSGHVVVMGNGMMSSQDLVAVGAQTRSTQRSVVFLPTLSMVQCLSALAVHDPGAEPDVDAFAMAEAAAATRWGSLVRSMSKIMTLAGTSEIGDTLGLIGSDVLVIAKEQAQAATALLDLMLSTGGEMVTVLAGRDLTVQAREAIESHIHAHHQGIELELHEAGQTSHLLQVGVE encoded by the coding sequence ATGGCGTACAGCGGCACCGCGGTGAATCCGCAGTTCATCCGCGACTGGGCGCAGGCCTGCGCCGACGGGCTCGCCGCCTCGCGCGCCGAGATCAACGACCTCAACGTGTTTCCGATCCCCGACTCCGACACGGGCAGCAACATGGCCAACACGATGGCCGGCGCCGTGGCCGCGTTCGACGCACTGCCCGTCGACGCCGATCTCCAAGCGGTCACCCGCACCCTTGCCGATGCCGCCGTGGCCTCGGCGCGCGGAAACTCGGGGATCATCCTGGCCCAACTGTTCGTCGGACTGGCCGACGCCGCCGACCTCGCCGTCGCCGAGAACGATCCGGGTTTCAATCGACTGTGCACCAACGGGCTGCGACTCGCTGCCCTGTCGGCTCGTCGCGCCGTGAGCGAACCCAGGGAGGGGACGGTCCTGACCCTCTTGGCGGTCGCCGCGCAGACCGCATCGGCGCACGTCGTCGAGTCGCCCGCGGATCTTGTCCGCGCTGTCGCCGAGGCGTCGGCCGAAGCACTCGACCTCACCACCGAGCAACTGCCCGAACTCGCGCAGGCCGGCGTCGTCGACGCGGGCGCCCGCGGTTTCCTGGTGATGGCCGATGCGCTCGTGTCGGTGGTGACCGGCGTCGCGAACAAACGTCGCGCCTATCGCGGCTCGATGAGCGGTCCGGGCGGTCTGCAGTCCGACTGCTCCGCCGACGGCGACACCGACTTCGAGGTGATGTACCTGCTCGACGGTGCCGACGGCGCGCAGATCGCGGGGCTTCGACACCGGCTCGGCGAACTCGGCGACTCGGTGGTCATAGTCGGCGACAGCTCGGCCGGATCCGAACAGTTCTCGGTCCACGTGCACACCGACACGCCAGGCGCCGCCGTCGAGGCAGGGCTCGCCCTGGGCGCACTGCGCGACATCCGGATCAGTTGTTTCGTTCTCGACGCGCTGAAAGCGGCTCCCGGAGCGAACGAGCCGCCGCCGCGGTTCAGGCGAGCCGTCGTCGCGCTCGTCACGGGCGACGGCGCCGAGGAGTTGTTCACCGCGGCCGGTGCGTCGGTGGTCCGCGCCGATCACGGCGTGCATCCGTCGACACTGGGCGCGGCCATCAGGGCCACCGACAGCGGGCACGTCGTCGTCATGGGCAACGGGATGATGTCCTCGCAGGACCTGGTGGCCGTGGGCGCGCAGACCCGCTCGACTCAGCGTTCGGTCGTATTTCTGCCGACACTGTCCATGGTGCAGTGTCTGTCCGCGTTGGCCGTGCACGATCCGGGTGCCGAACCCGACGTGGACGCGTTCGCGATGGCCGAGGCCGCCGCGGCGACGCGGTGGGGATCGTTGGTGCGGTCGATGTCGAAGATCATGACGCTCGCGGGCACTTCGGAGATCGGCGACACCCTCGGACTGATCGGTTCGGATGTGCTGGTGATCGCGAAAGAACAGGCACAGGCCGCGACGGCGCTCCTGGATCTGATGCTCTCGACCGGCGGCGAGATGGTGACCGTGCTGGCCGGACGCGACCTGACCGTGCAGGCGCGGGAGGCGATCGAGTCGCATATCCACGCCCATCACCAGGGCATAGAACTCGAACTGCACGAGGCCGGCCAGACCTCGCATCTGCTGCAGGTCGGGGTCGAATGA
- the rpmB gene encoding 50S ribosomal protein L28: MAAVCDVCGKGPGFGKSVSHSHRRTNRRWNPNIQSVRVEVAPGNKKRKNVCTSCLKAGKAAV, encoded by the coding sequence ATGGCTGCCGTTTGTGACGTTTGCGGCAAGGGCCCCGGATTCGGCAAGTCGGTCTCGCACTCGCACCGGCGCACCAACCGCCGCTGGAACCCGAACATCCAGTCTGTGCGTGTCGAGGTCGCCCCGGGCAACAAGAAGCGTAAGAACGTGTGCACCTCCTGCCTGAAGGCCGGTAAGGCCGCCGTCTGA
- a CDS encoding enoyl-CoA hydratase/isomerase family protein: MTTSPSDLITLDDGVLTLPISTADNGTALDHGLVLAGVAELGRTVRGHVDAGAILLTSTGKNFCAGGNVGAFASAPDRAEYLRGLADDLHRMIGLMYETGLPVVAAVNGWAAGAGMSMVLHADIAIGGAKTRMRPAYPGIGLSPDGGMSWMLPRAVGPARARHIIMTDQIIDSARALELGLLSEVVDDDAVADTARATATKLAAGPRGSMAAIRRLVHDSAGRSLTDHLTAEAVSISTLSASAEGVEGVDAFMAKRAADFGSVR; the protein is encoded by the coding sequence ATGACTACCTCCCCCAGTGATCTGATCACGCTCGACGACGGCGTCCTCACCCTCCCGATCTCCACCGCCGACAACGGCACCGCCCTCGACCACGGGCTGGTCCTCGCCGGAGTCGCCGAGCTCGGCCGCACCGTCCGCGGACACGTCGACGCGGGTGCGATCCTCTTGACGTCGACGGGTAAGAACTTCTGTGCCGGCGGAAACGTCGGCGCCTTCGCATCCGCACCCGACCGCGCCGAGTACCTGCGCGGACTCGCCGACGACCTGCATCGGATGATCGGACTGATGTACGAGACCGGCCTGCCGGTCGTCGCCGCCGTCAACGGATGGGCCGCGGGCGCGGGCATGAGCATGGTGCTCCACGCCGACATCGCGATCGGCGGCGCCAAGACCCGGATGCGCCCGGCCTATCCGGGCATCGGCCTCTCCCCCGACGGCGGCATGTCGTGGATGCTGCCCCGCGCCGTCGGACCGGCCCGCGCGCGGCACATCATCATGACCGATCAGATCATCGACTCGGCGCGAGCCCTCGAACTCGGACTGCTGTCGGAGGTCGTGGACGACGACGCCGTCGCCGACACCGCTCGCGCCACCGCGACGAAGCTCGCGGCGGGCCCCCGGGGTTCGATGGCGGCGATCCGGCGTCTGGTGCACGATTCGGCCGGACGATCGCTCACCGACCACCTGACCGCCGAAGCCGTGTCGATCTCGACTCTGTCGGCCAGTGCCGAGGGCGTCGAGGGCGTCGACGCGTTCATGGCCAAGCGCGCGGCCGACTTCGGCTCGGTGCGGTAG
- a CDS encoding uracil-DNA glycosylase encodes MSPKPLHELLDPGWARALAPVEEQIAAMGDFLREENTAGRRYLPAGANVLRAFTQPFDEVKVLIVGQDPYPTPGHAVGLSFSVAPDVRPIPRSLQNIYTEYCDDLGLPMPSSGDLTPWAQQGVLLLNRVLTVMPGEPASHRNKGWEIVTECAIKALADRDEPLVAILWGNDARRLAEWLPDVPTIESVHPSPLSASRGFFGSKPFSRANEELLDLGGDPVEWKLP; translated from the coding sequence ATGAGCCCGAAACCGCTGCACGAGCTGCTCGATCCGGGGTGGGCGCGGGCGCTCGCGCCCGTCGAGGAGCAGATCGCCGCCATGGGCGACTTCCTCCGCGAGGAGAACACCGCCGGACGCCGCTACCTGCCCGCCGGCGCGAACGTGCTCCGTGCCTTCACTCAACCGTTCGACGAGGTGAAGGTGCTGATCGTCGGACAGGATCCGTATCCGACGCCGGGGCACGCCGTCGGTCTGAGCTTCTCGGTGGCGCCCGATGTCCGACCGATTCCCCGATCGCTGCAGAACATCTACACCGAGTACTGCGACGACCTCGGTCTGCCGATGCCGTCCAGCGGCGACCTCACCCCGTGGGCGCAGCAGGGGGTGCTCCTGCTGAATCGAGTGCTGACGGTGATGCCGGGTGAACCCGCCTCGCATCGGAACAAGGGCTGGGAGATCGTCACCGAGTGCGCGATCAAGGCACTCGCCGACCGGGACGAACCGCTCGTCGCCATCCTGTGGGGGAACGATGCGCGCAGGCTCGCCGAATGGCTCCCCGATGTGCCGACCATCGAATCCGTGCATCCGTCGCCGCTGTCGGCTTCTCGCGGCTTCTTCGGCTCCAAGCCGTTCAGCCGCGCCAACGAGGAACTGCTCGACCTGGGCGGCGATCCCGTGGAGTGGAAACTGCCGTAG
- a CDS encoding gamma carbonic anhydrase family protein, translated as MAVYALGDREPTLGVNVFIHPDATVIGDVTLGDGVSVWPGAVLRGDYGTITIGARTNIQDGTVIHCTFTEPTVIGAGCVVGHNAHIEGAEIGDECLIASGSVVLNGSTVGAGSIIGAGAVLAYKSTVPERSMALGVPAKVRAGYVVPDGHLASNTDLYYNNAQYYRENLRRIDG; from the coding sequence ATGGCTGTCTACGCACTCGGCGATCGTGAGCCGACTCTCGGAGTGAATGTCTTCATCCATCCGGACGCGACGGTGATCGGCGACGTCACTCTCGGCGACGGAGTCTCGGTGTGGCCCGGCGCCGTCCTCCGTGGCGACTACGGGACCATCACGATCGGCGCTCGCACCAACATCCAGGACGGCACCGTCATCCACTGCACGTTCACCGAGCCGACCGTGATCGGGGCCGGCTGCGTGGTCGGGCACAACGCGCACATCGAGGGCGCCGAGATCGGCGACGAGTGCCTCATCGCCTCGGGTTCGGTGGTGCTCAACGGTTCGACGGTCGGCGCCGGATCGATCATCGGTGCCGGTGCCGTGCTCGCCTACAAGTCGACGGTGCCGGAGCGTTCGATGGCGCTCGGCGTGCCCGCGAAGGTCCGTGCGGGGTACGTGGTTCCCGACGGCCATCTGGCGTCGAACACCGACCTGTACTACAACAACGCCCAGTACTATCGCGAGAACCTGCGGAGGATCGACGGATGA
- the thiL gene encoding thiamine-phosphate kinase, whose product MQTVSEIGERRLIAMFTEAATSTADDVVIGSGDDAAVFTATGPVVVSTDTAVSGRHFRFDWSSPEQIGARTVVQSAADIAAMGGRLTGVTVSLGCPPETPVDRLLEVNAGIVAQTHSYGARVLGGDLVSSPAMVITVTSMGVLDDVAPVTLAGARAGDVLAVSGPLGGAAGGLALLSAIDHGADPSLLDRHPSVVAGFRLPQPDPRQGPKAARVGATAMTDVSDGLVEELVTMSASSGVRLDVSSAAVPRATDLDEVGRDLGVDPVRWALAGGEDHVLLAAFSDAMPDGWTRIGTVSDGAGAYVDGEPVGSLRGWQSFSTT is encoded by the coding sequence GTGCAGACAGTCAGTGAGATCGGCGAACGCCGCCTGATCGCGATGTTCACCGAGGCCGCGACGTCGACCGCAGACGATGTGGTGATCGGTTCCGGCGACGACGCCGCGGTGTTCACCGCGACGGGACCGGTGGTGGTCAGCACCGACACCGCCGTGTCGGGCCGACACTTCCGGTTCGACTGGTCCTCACCCGAACAGATCGGTGCGCGCACCGTCGTGCAGAGCGCCGCCGACATCGCCGCGATGGGCGGCCGGCTCACCGGGGTGACGGTGTCGTTGGGCTGCCCGCCCGAGACGCCGGTCGACCGACTGCTCGAGGTCAATGCGGGCATCGTCGCCCAGACCCACTCCTACGGGGCCCGCGTCCTCGGCGGCGACCTCGTGTCCTCGCCCGCGATGGTCATCACGGTGACGTCGATGGGGGTACTCGACGACGTCGCGCCGGTGACGCTCGCCGGTGCCCGGGCCGGTGACGTGCTCGCGGTCAGCGGGCCTCTCGGCGGCGCGGCCGGGGGGCTGGCCCTGCTGTCGGCGATCGACCACGGCGCGGATCCGTCGTTGCTCGACCGGCATCCGTCGGTTGTCGCCGGATTCCGCCTCCCACAACCCGATCCGCGTCAGGGGCCGAAAGCGGCGCGCGTCGGTGCGACGGCGATGACGGATGTGTCCGATGGTCTCGTCGAAGAACTCGTGACCATGTCGGCGTCGTCCGGGGTGCGTCTGGACGTGAGTTCGGCGGCGGTGCCGCGCGCGACCGACCTCGACGAGGTGGGACGCGATCTCGGAGTGGATCCGGTGCGGTGGGCGCTCGCGGGCGGCGAGGATCACGTGCTGCTCGCCGCGTTCTCGGACGCGATGCCCGACGGTTGGACGCGGATCGGGACGGTGAGCGACGGGGCGGGCGCCTATGTCGACGGCGAACCGGTCGGATCGCTCCGTGGCTGGCAGTCGTTCAGTACGACCTGA
- a CDS encoding DUF3515 domain-containing protein, whose amino-acid sequence MADSPDDPRSPLSPALIATLVAVPVMVIAVFIVFAAVKYSNRPDTEPIPVDGYSTAQGDGAGECPAFVDALPDTLGDYTGKSVDGDTVRWTKSDSEPIVVRCGVSRPDELAPTSSLQVIDPIQWFMTDTVEGRGQAYVSVDHRPYIAMWVPQGSGNAPITDVSALIAQKLTRAPLDFGK is encoded by the coding sequence ATGGCCGACTCCCCCGACGACCCGCGCTCCCCGCTGAGCCCGGCGCTGATCGCGACCCTCGTCGCGGTCCCGGTGATGGTGATCGCGGTGTTCATCGTGTTCGCCGCCGTCAAGTACTCCAATCGACCCGACACCGAGCCGATCCCGGTGGACGGGTACTCGACGGCGCAGGGCGACGGCGCCGGCGAGTGCCCGGCGTTCGTCGACGCACTCCCCGACACACTCGGCGACTACACCGGCAAGTCCGTCGACGGCGACACGGTCCGCTGGACCAAGTCCGATTCCGAGCCGATCGTCGTCCGCTGCGGGGTGAGCCGCCCAGACGAACTCGCGCCGACGAGCTCACTGCAGGTGATCGACCCGATCCAGTGGTTCATGACCGACACCGTCGAGGGACGCGGACAGGCGTATGTCAGCGTCGATCATCGACCCTATATCGCGATGTGGGTTCCACAGGGGTCGGGCAATGCGCCGATCACCGACGTGTCCGCACTCATCGCGCAGAAGCTGACCCGGGCACCGCTCGACTTCGGGAAGTAG
- a CDS encoding NAD(P)H-dependent glycerol-3-phosphate dehydrogenase, with protein sequence MRAVVMGSGSWGTAVAKVLADAGNDVVMWARRPELAEQIDTGHENGDYLPGITLPDALRAVSSSAEALAGRELVVCAVPSQSLRDNLTHWLDDLPPDAILLSLAKGVEVSSGKRMSEVIAEVTGFPAEQIAVLSGPNLAREVAEGQPAATVIACVDEAQAVRVQEAFATGYFRPYTNTDVIGCEIGGAAKNVIALACGVASGLGYGQNTLATIITRGLAETIRLGAALGADITTLAGLAGIGDLVATCSSPLSRNRTFGARLGEGANLEQAQAATNGQVAEGVKSCRSVRALAQRHGVEMPLTEAVYKLCHEDMSVEDMVASLLGRSTKPEVYGPN encoded by the coding sequence GTGCGTGCAGTGGTGATGGGGTCCGGCTCGTGGGGGACCGCGGTGGCGAAGGTTCTGGCGGACGCCGGGAACGACGTGGTGATGTGGGCCCGTCGCCCCGAACTCGCCGAACAGATCGACACCGGTCATGAGAACGGCGACTATCTGCCGGGCATCACGCTCCCCGACGCCCTCCGCGCGGTCAGCTCGTCCGCCGAGGCACTCGCCGGTCGCGAGCTCGTCGTCTGCGCGGTCCCGTCGCAGTCGCTGCGTGACAACCTCACCCACTGGCTCGACGATCTGCCGCCCGACGCGATCCTGCTGTCACTGGCCAAAGGAGTCGAGGTCAGCAGCGGCAAGCGGATGAGCGAGGTCATCGCCGAGGTCACCGGGTTCCCGGCCGAGCAGATCGCAGTCCTGTCCGGACCGAACCTGGCCCGCGAAGTGGCCGAGGGCCAGCCCGCGGCGACGGTCATCGCCTGCGTCGACGAAGCGCAGGCCGTCCGCGTCCAGGAGGCGTTCGCGACCGGCTACTTCCGTCCGTACACCAACACCGACGTCATCGGGTGCGAGATCGGCGGTGCCGCCAAGAACGTCATAGCGCTGGCGTGCGGTGTCGCATCGGGTCTCGGATACGGTCAGAACACCCTCGCCACGATCATCACCCGCGGCCTCGCCGAGACCATTCGGCTCGGCGCGGCGCTGGGAGCCGACATCACCACGCTCGCCGGGCTCGCGGGCATCGGCGACCTGGTCGCGACGTGCTCGTCGCCGCTGTCGAGGAATCGGACGTTCGGCGCGCGACTGGGCGAAGGGGCGAACCTGGAGCAGGCGCAGGCCGCCACGAACGGTCAGGTCGCCGAGGGCGTCAAGTCGTGTCGGTCGGTGCGCGCCCTCGCGCAGCGGCACGGCGTCGAGATGCCGCTCACCGAGGCGGTGTACAAGCTCTGCCACGAGGACATGAGCGTCGAGGACATGGTCGCCAGCCTGCTCGGTCGGTCGACCAAGCCCGAGGTGTACGGACCGAACTGA
- the cofC gene encoding 2-phospho-L-lactate guanylyltransferase, producing MPSLAASDCAVVLAVKSLAAAKSRLAPLPATTDRGALVAAMLVDTLAAVRGAGIDEVLVVSPDPLVHALTAEAGAHPVPEPEPQPRLSSLNAALAHGARAATHSTVAYLQADLPALRGESLVAALDAARCAGDSAAFVADRAGSGTVLLVAGPDFVPRFGVGSAEAHRAAGAVELDPPGDRWPDLRTDIDTPADLVAAVHLGVGARTGAVLDGRTGAASGSAGQRRANTAQ from the coding sequence ATGCCCTCTCTCGCGGCCTCGGACTGCGCCGTCGTCCTGGCGGTGAAGTCGCTGGCGGCCGCGAAGAGCCGCCTGGCGCCGCTTCCGGCGACCACCGATCGCGGCGCACTCGTCGCCGCGATGCTCGTCGACACCCTCGCCGCCGTCCGCGGCGCCGGGATCGACGAGGTGCTCGTGGTGAGCCCGGACCCGCTGGTACACGCGTTGACCGCCGAGGCGGGCGCTCATCCGGTACCCGAACCCGAACCGCAGCCCCGGCTCTCCTCGCTCAACGCCGCCCTCGCGCACGGTGCCCGAGCGGCGACGCACAGCACGGTCGCGTACCTGCAGGCCGATCTGCCCGCACTGCGCGGCGAGTCGCTCGTCGCCGCCCTCGACGCGGCGCGGTGCGCCGGGGACTCCGCGGCCTTCGTCGCCGACCGAGCGGGCTCCGGCACGGTACTGCTCGTCGCGGGCCCGGACTTCGTGCCGCGGTTCGGCGTGGGGTCGGCGGAGGCCCACCGCGCGGCGGGCGCCGTCGAACTCGATCCTCCGGGCGACCGGTGGCCGGATCTGCGAACCGACATCGACACGCCCGCCGACCTCGTCGCCGCCGTCCACCTGGGCGTCGGCGCACGCACCGGGGCGGTCCTCGACGGCCGAACCGGCGCCGCCTCCGGTTCGGCAGGACAGCGGCGCGCGAATACGGCACAATGA
- a CDS encoding RNA degradosome polyphosphate kinase yields the protein MSTADDIETATLTALPSALPAETVTPDVDADLPEDRYLNRELSWLDFNSRVLALAEDQSMPILERTKFLAIFASNLDEFFMVRVAGLKRRDETGLSVRSADGRSPREQLQMIASRSRKIAGRHARVFLDSVVPALAAEDIHIVEWDELTQTQQSRLRQHFHNELFPVLTPLAVDPAHPFPYISGLSLNLAVTVRDRAEGSEHFARVKVPDNVNRFIRVDTIDDTDRDEDTRPAPTLFLPLENLIAANLSELFPGMEIVDHHLFRVTRNADFEVDEDRDEDLLKALERELARRRFGSPVRLEVGDDMTEHMLEMLLRELDVDPVDVVQIPGLLDLTALWQVYGLDRPALKERPFVPKTHPAFGERETPKSIFSTLRDGDVLVQHPYDSFSTSVQRFIEQAAADPQVLAIKQTLYRTSGDSPIVNALIDAAAAGKQVVALVELKARFDEQANIKWARKLEQAGVHVVYGLVGLKTHCKTCLVVRREGSTIRRYCHIGTGNYNPKTARLYEDVGLFTAAPEVGADLTDLFNTLTGYSRKQEYRNLLVAPAGIRKGIVERIEGEILAKANGDTRARVQVKANALVDEKVIDALYRASQAGVPVDVMVRGICALKPGIPGLSENIVVRSILGQFLEHSRILHFGAQDEYWIGSADMMHRNLDRRVEVMVQVRDQRLVADLQDIFDSAMDPRTRCWELRAEGRWEARPAAGEEVRDHQRRMAQRSRHHFESK from the coding sequence GTGAGTACCGCCGACGACATCGAGACCGCCACCCTGACCGCGCTGCCGTCAGCCCTCCCCGCCGAGACCGTGACCCCGGACGTCGACGCCGATCTTCCCGAGGACCGCTACCTCAACCGCGAACTGAGTTGGCTCGACTTCAACTCGCGGGTCCTGGCACTCGCCGAGGACCAGTCGATGCCGATCCTGGAACGGACCAAGTTCCTGGCCATCTTCGCCTCGAACCTCGACGAGTTCTTCATGGTCCGCGTCGCGGGCCTCAAGCGCCGCGACGAGACCGGGCTGTCGGTGCGTTCGGCGGACGGCCGGTCGCCCCGTGAACAGCTGCAGATGATCGCATCCCGATCACGCAAGATCGCCGGTCGGCACGCGCGTGTGTTCCTGGACTCGGTGGTGCCCGCCCTGGCCGCCGAAGACATCCACATCGTCGAGTGGGACGAGTTGACCCAGACTCAGCAGTCACGGCTGCGCCAGCACTTCCACAACGAGTTGTTCCCGGTGCTGACCCCGCTGGCCGTCGACCCGGCACACCCGTTCCCCTACATCTCGGGCCTGAGTCTGAACCTGGCCGTCACGGTGCGTGACCGGGCCGAGGGCAGCGAGCACTTCGCCCGCGTCAAGGTCCCCGACAACGTCAACCGCTTCATCCGTGTCGACACGATCGACGACACCGATCGTGACGAGGACACCCGACCTGCGCCGACGCTGTTCCTGCCGCTGGAGAATCTGATCGCGGCCAACCTGTCCGAGCTGTTCCCGGGCATGGAGATCGTCGACCACCACCTGTTCCGCGTCACGCGCAACGCCGACTTCGAGGTCGACGAGGATCGCGATGAGGATCTGCTCAAGGCGCTCGAACGCGAGCTCGCCCGTCGGCGTTTCGGGTCGCCGGTCCGCCTCGAGGTGGGCGACGACATGACTGAGCACATGCTCGAGATGCTCCTGCGCGAACTCGACGTCGACCCGGTCGACGTGGTCCAGATCCCCGGCCTGCTGGATCTGACCGCGCTCTGGCAGGTGTACGGACTCGACCGTCCGGCGCTCAAGGAGCGTCCGTTCGTCCCCAAGACGCATCCGGCGTTCGGCGAGCGGGAGACGCCCAAGAGCATCTTCTCGACGCTGCGCGACGGCGACGTCCTGGTCCAGCATCCGTACGACTCGTTCTCCACGAGCGTGCAGCGATTCATCGAGCAGGCCGCGGCCGATCCGCAGGTCCTGGCGATCAAGCAGACGCTGTACCGCACCTCGGGCGACTCGCCGATCGTCAACGCCCTGATCGACGCCGCCGCAGCGGGCAAGCAGGTCGTCGCGCTGGTCGAACTGAAGGCTCGGTTCGACGAGCAGGCCAACATCAAGTGGGCCCGCAAGCTCGAGCAGGCGGGCGTCCACGTGGTGTACGGCCTGGTGGGTCTCAAGACGCACTGCAAGACGTGTCTGGTGGTGCGTCGCGAGGGATCGACGATTCGTCGCTACTGCCACATCGGCACCGGCAACTACAATCCCAAGACCGCGCGTCTCTACGAGGATGTGGGTCTGTTCACGGCCGCGCCGGAGGTCGGCGCCGATCTGACCGACCTGTTCAACACGCTGACCGGGTACTCCCGTAAACAGGAGTACCGCAACCTGCTGGTCGCCCCGGCCGGCATCCGCAAGGGCATCGTCGAACGGATCGAGGGCGAGATCCTGGCCAAGGCCAACGGCGACACCCGGGCCCGGGTTCAGGTGAAGGCGAACGCCCTCGTCGACGAGAAGGTCATCGACGCCCTGTACCGCGCCTCGCAGGCCGGTGTGCCGGTCGACGTGATGGTCCGCGGAATCTGCGCGCTCAAGCCCGGGATCCCGGGGCTGAGCGAGAACATCGTGGTGCGATCGATTCTCGGTCAGTTCCTCGAGCACTCGCGCATTCTGCACTTCGGCGCACAGGACGAGTACTGGATCGGCAGTGCCGATATGATGCACCGCAACCTGGACCGCCGCGTCGAAGTGATGGTGCAGGTCCGCGATCAGCGTCTGGTCGCCGATCTGCAGGACATCTTCGATTCGGCGATGGATCCGCGCACCCGCTGCTGGGAGCTCCGCGCCGAAGGGCGGTGGGAGGCGCGTCCCGCTGCCGGCGAAGAGGTGCGCGACCACCAGCGTCGGATGGCGCAGCGCTCTCGCCACCACTTCGAGTCGAAGTAG
- a CDS encoding NUDIX hydrolase, producing MGSSNGKVVWAAGGVVWRPGASGVEVALVHRPRYDDWSLPKGKAEPGELLVTTAAREIVEETGYEVRMGHELLTVQYRLSSGALKKVAYWSAAVTGGSFVANHECDESIWSTVSAAIDRVSYSADRKVLRTFASQPVDDLRTMVMVRHAKAGRRSRFVGDDRDRPLESDGRRQAAALTDLLGLFGVHRLHAADRRRCVQTLEPLADALRTEIEVEESLTEEAYAADPDAAFARLQAIADRSGPVRAVCSQGKVIPPVLTRWADRDGVAMPASSNRKGSVWILTLRGTTLVALDHIPSPLAG from the coding sequence ATGGGTTCGTCGAACGGCAAGGTGGTCTGGGCCGCGGGCGGTGTGGTGTGGCGTCCTGGGGCATCGGGTGTCGAGGTCGCCCTGGTGCACCGCCCTCGCTACGACGACTGGTCACTGCCCAAGGGCAAGGCCGAGCCGGGCGAACTGTTGGTGACGACGGCGGCTCGGGAGATCGTGGAGGAGACCGGCTACGAGGTCCGGATGGGCCACGAACTCCTGACCGTGCAGTACCGGCTGTCCTCGGGTGCGCTGAAGAAGGTCGCGTACTGGTCGGCGGCGGTGACCGGCGGGTCGTTCGTCGCCAATCACGAGTGCGACGAGTCGATCTGGTCGACGGTGTCCGCCGCCATCGATCGGGTCAGCTATTCGGCAGATCGAAAGGTGTTGCGCACGTTCGCATCCCAACCGGTCGACGATCTACGGACCATGGTGATGGTGCGTCACGCGAAGGCCGGACGTCGGTCTCGCTTCGTCGGCGACGACCGTGACCGACCGTTGGAGTCCGACGGTCGTCGGCAGGCGGCCGCGCTGACCGATCTGCTCGGGTTGTTCGGCGTGCATCGTCTGCACGCGGCGGACCGTCGTCGTTGCGTGCAGACGCTCGAACCGCTCGCCGACGCGTTGCGGACCGAGATCGAGGTGGAGGAGTCGCTGACGGAGGAGGCTTATGCCGCCGATCCGGACGCCGCATTCGCACGTCTGCAGGCGATCGCGGACCGTTCCGGTCCGGTGCGGGCCGTGTGCAGTCAGGGCAAGGTGATCCCGCCGGTGCTGACGCGGTGGGCCGACCGCGACGGAGTCGCCATGCCCGCGTCGAGCAATCGCAAGGGCAGCGTCTGGATCCTGACTCTGCGCGGGACGACGCTGGTCGCTCTCGACCACATCCCCAGCCCGCTCGCGGGCTGA